A region from the Candidatus Acidulodesulfobacterium ferriphilum genome encodes:
- the carB gene encoding carbamoyl-phosphate synthase large subunit yields the protein MPKRTDIKRILIVGSGPIVIGQAAEFDYSGTQGAKALAEEGYEVILVNSNPATIMTDPGYASKTYIEPLTKEFIAKIIEKERPDSILPTLGGQTALNLTLELHESGVLQKYGLKILGANVDAIKKAEDREYFKKSMEKIGVPVLQGGFATNMDEAYEVQKSIGFPVIIRPSFTLGGTGGGIAYNIEEFAEFASNGINASPINEILIEKSVIGFKEVELEVMTDKNRNTIIICSIENFDPMGIHTGDSITVAPVQTLNDKDLQKLRDYSIKIMNEIGVETGGSNIQFALDPDSDKVYVIEMNPRVSRSSSLASKATGFAIAKIAAKLAVGYTLDEITNDITKKTLACFEPSIDYVVTKIPRFTFEKFPQTDNTLTTHMKSVGEVMAIGRTFAGSIQKAARSLENGNYGIESLYGLDLSYGDIENKQDTLMIKEEIRSLIKNNDYRRLFLIADALRINLTIDEINELSKIDKWFLNQIKLIIELEKKLFSTTDLEGNIPLLREAKEFDFSNWVIAKLTARYKDGKHIAPEDYSKKDESAVALIKEAERFIADICKKNNILRVYKKVDTCAAEFEAATPYMYSSYDKFNEVKPLENKKIVILGSGPNRIGQGIEFDYCCVHCALALKESGYSSIMVNCNPETVSTDYDTSSRLYFEPLTSEDVMSIENIEANPPIILQFGGQTPLKLAKGFDSSGIKILGTSFKDIDTAEDREKFKRVIEKLNLLQPNSSMAFNDEEVYKNSTRIGFPVLLRPSYVLGGRAMEIIYNENNLRQYIKKIFKQDISFPILIDKFLEDAIEVDVDALSDSKSVYIAGIMEHIEEAGVHSGDSACSLPAFSLDRDIIERIKEITVTICFEFKVMGLINIQYAVKNNDIYVIEVNPRASRTVPFVSKATGIPVAKLATKILLGEELDSFKLGKSFNIDYYCVKEAVFPFSKFSNVDPMLGPEMRSTGEVMGIDVNFGMAYAKSQIAAGQNLPLSGAVLISVKDEDKKYLSDICKPLIDMGFHILATKGTSEYLSGLNIENQKINKVKEGRPHIIDALKNKEISMIFNTPRGMKSLEDSYIIRRSAIEFSLPYYTTIRGAAAACMAIRALKEHNVSVRALQDYYKGI from the coding sequence ATGCCTAAAAGAACCGATATTAAAAGAATTTTGATAGTAGGCTCGGGTCCTATCGTAATAGGGCAGGCGGCCGAGTTCGATTATTCCGGCACCCAGGGGGCAAAAGCCTTGGCCGAGGAGGGCTATGAAGTCATACTTGTAAATTCTAACCCTGCTACGATTATGACGGACCCGGGTTATGCGAGTAAGACTTACATCGAACCCCTGACAAAGGAATTTATTGCAAAAATCATAGAAAAGGAAAGACCGGACAGCATATTGCCGACGCTTGGCGGACAGACCGCCCTTAACCTGACTTTAGAGCTTCACGAAAGCGGAGTTTTACAAAAATACGGATTAAAAATTTTAGGCGCCAATGTTGACGCGATTAAAAAAGCCGAGGATAGAGAATATTTTAAAAAGAGCATGGAAAAGATAGGCGTTCCGGTTTTGCAGGGCGGTTTTGCCACTAACATGGATGAGGCTTACGAGGTTCAAAAGAGTATCGGTTTTCCCGTAATTATAAGACCTTCTTTTACGCTGGGCGGCACCGGCGGAGGCATTGCGTATAATATTGAAGAATTTGCAGAGTTTGCCTCAAACGGTATAAACGCAAGCCCGATTAACGAGATATTAATCGAAAAATCAGTTATAGGATTCAAAGAGGTCGAACTTGAGGTCATGACGGATAAAAATCGAAATACTATAATAATATGCTCTATCGAAAACTTTGATCCTATGGGGATTCATACGGGAGATTCGATTACCGTCGCGCCTGTTCAAACCTTGAACGATAAAGATTTACAGAAACTTCGCGACTATTCCATTAAGATAATGAACGAAATAGGAGTCGAAACGGGCGGCTCTAATATTCAATTTGCTTTAGACCCCGATTCCGATAAGGTATATGTTATCGAGATGAACCCAAGGGTTTCAAGAAGCTCAAGTTTAGCCTCGAAGGCAACAGGGTTCGCAATAGCCAAGATTGCCGCAAAGTTAGCAGTCGGTTATACTTTAGATGAAATTACGAACGATATTACTAAAAAAACGCTTGCATGTTTCGAACCGTCGATAGATTATGTCGTTACAAAAATACCCCGTTTTACATTCGAAAAATTCCCTCAAACCGATAATACCCTGACGACCCATATGAAATCGGTCGGCGAGGTTATGGCAATAGGCAGAACATTTGCGGGTTCGATTCAAAAGGCCGCAAGGTCATTGGAAAATGGGAATTACGGGATTGAATCCCTTTACGGATTGGATTTATCTTACGGCGACATCGAAAACAAACAAGACACCCTTATGATTAAAGAAGAAATAAGGTCGCTGATAAAAAATAACGATTATAGAAGGCTGTTTTTAATAGCCGATGCCCTCAGGATAAATCTCACGATTGACGAGATTAATGAATTGTCCAAAATCGATAAGTGGTTTTTAAATCAAATTAAACTCATCATAGAACTTGAAAAAAAACTATTTTCTACCACGGATTTGGAAGGGAATATTCCGCTCTTAAGAGAAGCTAAAGAATTTGATTTTTCTAACTGGGTTATTGCAAAGCTGACCGCGAGATATAAAGACGGAAAGCATATTGCCCCCGAAGATTATTCAAAAAAAGACGAAAGCGCAGTCGCATTAATCAAAGAGGCCGAAAGGTTTATAGCAGACATTTGCAAAAAGAATAATATATTAAGGGTTTATAAGAAGGTCGATACCTGCGCCGCCGAATTTGAGGCAGCTACGCCTTATATGTATTCATCTTATGATAAATTTAACGAGGTCAAACCGTTAGAAAACAAGAAAATAGTTATTCTGGGCAGCGGTCCGAACAGAATCGGACAGGGAATAGAATTTGACTATTGCTGTGTTCACTGCGCCTTAGCTTTAAAAGAAAGCGGTTATTCTTCGATAATGGTTAACTGTAACCCCGAAACTGTTTCGACCGATTATGACACCTCATCCAGATTATATTTTGAACCGTTAACTTCCGAAGATGTTATGAGTATCGAAAATATTGAGGCTAACCCGCCTATTATATTACAATTTGGCGGTCAAACGCCGCTTAAGCTGGCAAAAGGATTTGATTCAAGCGGCATTAAAATACTGGGAACATCTTTTAAAGATATTGACACCGCCGAGGATAGGGAAAAGTTCAAAAGGGTGATCGAAAAATTAAATCTGCTGCAGCCGAATAGTTCAATGGCGTTTAACGATGAAGAGGTTTATAAGAATTCTACCAGGATCGGGTTTCCTGTTTTACTGAGGCCTTCTTATGTTCTGGGCGGAAGGGCAATGGAAATTATCTATAATGAAAATAATTTACGACAATATATCAAAAAAATATTTAAGCAGGATATTTCTTTTCCTATCCTTATAGATAAATTTTTAGAAGATGCCATCGAGGTAGATGTTGACGCATTAAGCGACTCTAAGTCCGTTTATATAGCGGGAATAATGGAGCATATAGAAGAAGCAGGCGTTCATTCCGGGGACAGCGCATGTTCATTGCCGGCATTTTCTTTAGACAGGGATATTATCGAAAGGATAAAAGAAATAACCGTAACGATTTGTTTTGAGTTTAAAGTTATGGGCCTTATCAATATTCAATATGCCGTTAAAAATAACGATATATATGTTATAGAAGTTAATCCGCGGGCATCGAGAACCGTGCCGTTTGTCAGCAAGGCTACGGGTATCCCCGTTGCTAAACTTGCGACGAAGATTCTTCTCGGGGAAGAGCTTGATTCCTTCAAACTTGGGAAGTCGTTTAATATCGATTATTATTGCGTGAAGGAAGCCGTTTTTCCGTTCTCGAAATTTTCTAATGTCGACCCTATGCTTGGTCCGGAAATGCGTTCAACGGGCGAGGTAATGGGAATAGATGTAAATTTCGGAATGGCGTATGCCAAATCACAGATAGCCGCGGGACAAAACCTTCCATTATCGGGTGCGGTTTTGATAAGCGTTAAAGATGAGGACAAAAAATATTTAAGCGATATTTGCAAGCCTTTAATAGATATGGGTTTCCATATACTCGCCACAAAGGGAACATCGGAGTATTTAAGCGGGTTAAACATTGAAAATCAAAAGATAAATAAGGTAAAAGAAGGCAGGCCGCACATAATAGACGCCCTTAAAAACAAGGAGATTTCAATGATTTTTAACACGCCAAGGGGGATGAAATCCTTAGAGGATTCGTATATAATAAGAAGAAGCGCCATCGAATTTTCTTTGCCTTATTACACGACAATCAGGGGCGCTGCCGCCGCATGTATGGCAATAAGGGCGTTGAAGGAACATAATGTATCGGTCAGGGCATTGCAAGATTATTATAAAGGAATATAA
- the greA gene encoding transcription elongation factor GreA encodes MTKEGYGNMVKELKRLKSVERPANIKAIEEARAHGDLSENAEYHAAKERQSFLEGKIMELEDKIAGAQVIDISRICEEKVVFGAFVKLLDLNAECEVEYQIVGDLESNIKECKISISSPIAKALIGRCVGDEVTINVPKGVKEFEILDIKYI; translated from the coding sequence ATTACAAAAGAAGGTTACGGCAATATGGTTAAGGAATTAAAAAGGTTAAAATCCGTCGAAAGACCTGCAAACATCAAGGCAATCGAAGAGGCAAGGGCTCACGGGGATTTATCCGAGAATGCAGAGTATCATGCCGCAAAAGAAAGGCAGAGTTTTCTGGAGGGTAAGATTATGGAGCTTGAGGATAAGATAGCAGGGGCTCAGGTGATAGATATATCCAGAATTTGCGAAGAAAAGGTCGTGTTCGGCGCATTTGTAAAACTGTTGGATTTAAATGCGGAGTGCGAGGTGGAGTACCAGATAGTCGGGGATCTCGAATCAAATATAAAAGAATGTAAAATTTCCATAAGTTCCCCTATCGCTAAAGCATTAATAGGCAGATGCGTAGGAGATGAGGTAACCATAAATGTTCCCAAGGGTGTTAAAGAGTTTGAAATCCTTGACATTAAATATATTTGA
- a CDS encoding NifU family protein codes for MALDRVQVTKVLDEIRPSLQFDGGDVELVNILDDGTVNVRLKGACAGCMGSIMTLKGGIERLLKERVPGVKEVNAV; via the coding sequence ATGGCTTTAGATAGAGTTCAGGTGACAAAGGTTTTAGATGAAATCAGACCGTCTTTGCAATTTGACGGAGGTGATGTGGAGTTGGTGAACATTTTAGATGACGGAACCGTTAATGTTAGACTTAAAGGCGCCTGCGCCGGTTGCATGGGTTCTATAATGACGCTCAAGGGCGGCATCGAACGCCTGCTGAAGGAACGCGTGCCGGGCGTGAAAGAGGTCAATGCGGTTTAA
- the alr gene encoding alanine racemase, with protein sequence MNDTTLFINLKNLENNINQIKSLKLAKNKTIIAILKSDAYGHGIIPVANTLINNGVNFFGIVKMDEAISLHKNHPGAKLLMLIGISENDIKEALNMNLSIAAFSLDYIKFLLNKARDIKPPRPLNLHIKYDSGMNRLGLNDAEIKKAIEIIKKNKNLLNIEGIFSHLSSAGNDLEYTNFQLKNYKKILSKFKAGGITPEFTHISASSSLTNNKIEQDFSNAIRPGISLYGINPNQDNYPGLNLKPLMTLKSSIIQIKKIKRGAFISYNNTFKAPYDMITAIIPAGYDNGIPRLLSNSGRFLIRDNFSNIVGIVTMNMTIVDITKIKGVNMDDEVIIAGESLTKRIGLEEIALKARTIPYEICLNLGKSNQKAYIY encoded by the coding sequence ATGAACGATACCACGCTATTTATAAATCTAAAAAACTTAGAAAATAATATCAATCAAATAAAATCCCTTAAATTAGCTAAAAATAAAACTATAATCGCTATTTTAAAATCCGACGCTTACGGGCATGGAATCATCCCTGTAGCTAACACACTCATAAATAACGGCGTGAACTTTTTTGGAATCGTTAAAATGGATGAGGCAATCTCCCTTCACAAAAATCATCCCGGGGCAAAACTTTTAATGCTAATAGGCATCTCCGAAAACGACATAAAGGAAGCTCTAAATATGAATTTAAGTATTGCCGCTTTTAGTTTGGATTACATTAAATTTCTTTTAAATAAAGCACGGGACATTAAGCCGCCGCGGCCTTTGAACCTGCATATAAAATATGATTCGGGAATGAACAGATTAGGATTAAACGATGCCGAAATAAAAAAGGCAATAGAAATTATAAAAAAAAATAAAAATTTATTAAATATCGAAGGAATTTTCAGTCATTTATCATCTGCCGGAAATGACTTAGAATATACTAATTTTCAACTTAAAAACTATAAAAAGATATTGTCGAAATTTAAAGCCGGGGGTATTACGCCGGAGTTTACCCATATAAGCGCAAGTTCTTCACTTACGAATAATAAAATAGAACAGGATTTTTCTAATGCAATAAGGCCGGGAATATCGCTTTACGGCATAAATCCAAATCAGGATAATTACCCGGGTTTAAATCTTAAGCCGCTTATGACTTTAAAATCGTCTATCATTCAGATAAAAAAAATAAAAAGGGGGGCGTTTATATCTTATAACAATACATTTAAGGCGCCTTACGATATGATAACCGCTATTATACCGGCAGGTTACGATAACGGTATCCCAAGGCTGTTATCGAATAGCGGCAGATTTTTGATCAGGGATAATTTCTCGAATATTGTGGGAATAGTAACTATGAATATGACAATAGTTGACATTACAAAAATAAAGGGGGTAAATATGGACGATGAAGTGATAATTGCGGGAGAAAGTCTTACAAAACGGATTGGACTGGAAGAAATCGCCTTAAAAGCCCGAACCATCCCCTATGAAATATGCCTTAACTTGGGAAAATCAAATCAAAAAGCTTATATTTATTAG
- a CDS encoding TldD/PmbA family protein — protein MDITNLNFSKIFANASNNEDDFVDIFIESKASTLLSNEGKRLEKAISGITYGAGLRLISNKKTYYAYTNNLDEKNLMQIGKSLKEAAYNDRSDTCKIAPLNFNEKKPKTDFKILKDVAETPTFEKLKKIEPVVKFAWGFDKRVVQINITYSDYKQDVIIVNSMGDFVKDVRENLAFLAHVVVSNGKKTEVGYEVAGGFTGFEFFDNAAPEDIAKEALNRAITQLDAPFAPSGTMPVVLSSEAGGTMIHEAIGHGLEADIAGNGLSVYSDKIGEQVASKLITVIDDSSLAGKRGFYRFDDEGTFSNKNVLVEDGMLKKYMSDRLSNIKYGYELTGNGRRQSYEHHPIVRMSNTMIAPGDSKPGDIIKSVDSGLFVKKMGGGQVNTVTGDFVFDVMEGYIIKNGAIGEAVSGATLMGNGPEVLKNIDMVGNDLGFGIGTCGKDGQGVPVSDAQPTLRIPSIVVGGKSNG, from the coding sequence ATGGATATTACAAATTTGAATTTTAGTAAAATTTTTGCAAACGCATCGAATAATGAAGATGATTTTGTCGATATATTTATAGAATCCAAAGCCTCCACTTTGTTATCTAACGAAGGGAAAAGACTCGAAAAAGCAATCAGCGGGATAACCTATGGAGCCGGTCTCAGGCTTATTTCAAATAAAAAAACATATTACGCTTATACGAATAATCTGGATGAAAAAAATCTGATGCAAATCGGGAAAAGTTTAAAAGAGGCGGCGTACAACGACCGAAGCGATACCTGTAAGATTGCGCCTCTTAACTTTAACGAGAAGAAGCCAAAAACCGACTTTAAAATCCTAAAGGATGTGGCAGAGACCCCAACCTTTGAAAAACTAAAAAAGATAGAACCCGTCGTAAAATTTGCATGGGGTTTCGATAAAAGGGTCGTTCAGATAAATATCACCTATTCCGACTATAAACAGGATGTTATAATTGTAAATTCAATGGGGGACTTCGTGAAAGATGTCAGGGAAAATTTGGCATTTTTAGCGCATGTTGTCGTGTCTAACGGCAAAAAGACGGAGGTTGGATACGAAGTGGCGGGAGGTTTTACCGGCTTTGAATTTTTTGATAATGCTGCCCCGGAAGATATCGCTAAGGAGGCTTTGAACAGGGCAATAACCCAGCTTGACGCTCCCTTTGCACCTTCGGGAACTATGCCCGTGGTATTATCGAGCGAGGCCGGCGGAACAATGATACATGAGGCTATAGGTCATGGGTTGGAAGCCGATATTGCGGGAAACGGCTTGAGCGTTTATTCGGACAAAATTGGAGAACAGGTAGCGTCAAAGTTAATAACGGTTATAGACGACTCTTCCTTAGCAGGAAAACGAGGATTTTATAGATTTGACGATGAGGGAACATTCTCGAATAAAAATGTGCTTGTGGAGGACGGGATGTTAAAAAAATATATGTCCGACAGGTTATCCAATATTAAATATGGATATGAACTCACGGGAAACGGCAGAAGGCAGTCGTATGAACACCACCCTATAGTCAGAATGTCCAATACGATGATAGCGCCGGGGGATTCCAAACCTGGGGATATTATAAAAAGCGTTGACAGCGGTCTTTTTGTAAAAAAAATGGGCGGAGGACAGGTAAATACCGTTACGGGCGATTTCGTATTTGATGTTATGGAGGGTTATATCATAAAAAACGGGGCTATAGGTGAAGCCGTCAGCGGGGCAACCCTTATGGGAAACGGGCCTGAAGTCTTAAAAAATATCGACATGGTAGGGAATGATTTAGGTTTCGGCATTGGGACATGCGGTAAAGACGGACAGGGCGTTCCTGTATCCGACGCCCAGCCTACGCTGAGAATTCCGTCGATTGTAGTCGGCGGAAAAAGCAACGGATGA
- a CDS encoding ATP-binding protein, which yields MITRLKSATFIGINAIPVDVEIFITTGIPGVMIVGLPDTSTKEAKDRVRAAIKNSGFDYPIKKITINLAPADIRKAGSTFDLPFAIGILISARLLKCKINLDDYIIAGELSLNGRLNKVNGVIALGILAKKLNKAIIIPDENKETAEFLGVNFKSFGTLKDVCKFISGEEGQLIQAAFKENYLPDYEYFNFYAKQMELRENKNNDYPDFLDIKGHEFAKRALEVAVSGHHNILMIGPPGSGKTMIAKSAMGILPDISLEESIETSNICSFSNKKFQEEGILISKRPFISVHHAITTAGLIGGGSANPVPGDISLAHNGVLFIDEFSELSKKTLDSLRQPMEDKAVNLSRSRFSILFPCDFMLIAAMNPCPCGYYGDENHECRCSSAEIYRFYNKLSGPILDRFDIFIEVYSVNLEKLMDNKSGESSKEIKERIERTGKFQGKRYVGTDIRFNSSLNGSCIKKYINISDSTLSFYYNICQKLNISSRAYHRTLKVARTIADIEGKDKLDEDSILEALNYRNTKFLKA from the coding sequence ATGATTACCCGTCTAAAAAGCGCCACATTTATAGGTATTAACGCTATTCCGGTAGATGTTGAAATATTTATAACGACAGGCATTCCCGGTGTTATGATTGTGGGTCTTCCCGACACTTCTACCAAAGAGGCAAAAGACAGGGTCAGGGCGGCAATTAAAAACTCCGGTTTTGATTATCCCATTAAAAAGATAACCATAAATTTGGCGCCAGCCGATATACGGAAGGCAGGCTCAACCTTTGACTTGCCGTTTGCTATAGGTATTTTAATTTCAGCCAGGCTGCTTAAATGCAAAATTAATCTTGACGACTATATTATTGCGGGAGAATTATCCTTAAACGGAAGATTAAATAAGGTTAACGGTGTAATAGCCCTGGGAATATTAGCTAAGAAATTAAATAAAGCTATCATAATACCTGATGAAAATAAAGAAACTGCGGAATTTCTGGGGGTTAATTTTAAGTCCTTCGGCACATTAAAGGATGTTTGCAAATTCATAAGCGGCGAAGAAGGTCAATTAATTCAAGCGGCTTTTAAGGAAAACTATTTGCCGGATTATGAATATTTTAACTTTTATGCAAAACAAATGGAATTAAGGGAAAATAAAAATAATGATTACCCCGATTTTTTGGATATAAAAGGACATGAATTTGCCAAAAGAGCGCTTGAAGTAGCGGTTTCAGGACATCATAATATTCTTATGATAGGGCCTCCCGGCAGCGGAAAAACGATGATAGCTAAAAGCGCAATGGGAATATTGCCGGATATATCGCTGGAGGAATCTATCGAGACATCGAACATTTGCAGTTTTTCAAACAAAAAGTTTCAAGAAGAAGGCATCCTTATTTCAAAAAGGCCTTTTATTTCGGTTCATCATGCTATAACAACGGCAGGATTAATCGGGGGAGGGAGCGCTAATCCGGTACCAGGGGATATCAGTCTTGCCCACAACGGAGTTTTATTTATAGACGAGTTTTCCGAGTTAAGTAAAAAAACATTGGACTCCCTCAGGCAGCCGATGGAGGATAAAGCGGTTAATCTGTCGAGAAGCCGCTTTTCGATCCTTTTTCCATGCGATTTTATGCTTATTGCCGCAATGAATCCATGTCCCTGCGGTTATTACGGCGATGAAAATCATGAATGCAGGTGTTCAAGCGCCGAAATTTACAGGTTTTACAATAAATTGTCGGGACCAATACTCGATAGATTCGATATATTTATCGAGGTATATTCCGTTAATTTAGAAAAACTTATGGACAACAAATCAGGCGAAAGTTCTAAAGAAATAAAAGAAAGGATTGAGCGAACCGGAAAATTTCAAGGCAAAAGATATGTGGGAACGGATATCAGGTTTAATTCTTCGTTAAATGGTTCCTGTATTAAGAAATATATTAATATATCGGATTCAACCTTAAGTTTTTATTACAATATCTGCCAAAAATTAAACATATCGTCGAGAGCTTATCATAGAACCCTGAAAGTCGCAAGGACTATCGCTGATATCGAGGGAAAAGATAAATTAGACGAAGATTCCATTCTTGAGGCGTTAAATTACAGAAATACTAAATTTCTCAAGGCTTAG
- a CDS encoding plasma-membrane proton-efflux P-type ATPase, whose product MSTSQNSSKGLSNEEAKRLLEQYGPNEITEEHLNPFLLFLKKFWGPIAWMLEAALLLEWAFGKTLNAVIIAFLLTFNAVLGFFHEQKAHGAVELLKKKLQVMARVLRDGSWVMMPARELVPGDYVRLRMGDFAPADMEIEEGHVDVDQSALTGESLPVEKSVKDTIYSGSIIRRGEVSGTVTATGAKSYFGKTTELVKLAKVPSQAEMLIMSIIKYLLVMDGVLVVAILAYAAITGIPMEDMLPFALILLIASVPVALPPTFTLSNAVGSLALSKEGVLTTRLSAVQDSAAMEILCSDKTGTLTLNELTLSTVRPHGDFKEQDLLKMASIASEESTMDAIDKVILDKTKELNVSIPKKTKFIPFDPATKRSEARYEENGKSYAAIKGSPLIIKEFDPTIDWEKESAEFAKRGERTIAVLGGEEGTTPKFYGLLALSDPVRPDSKEVIAKLKDLHVNVKMLTGDNSATAIHIGEKLGINGEVCDYNALKKEGKVELKPEVLNCEVYAGIFPEDKYNLVQALQKGGKEVIGMTGDGVNDAPALKQAQVGIAVSTATDVAKASASLVLTNPGLSGMLGAVETGRRVYQRLFSYISNKIVKTIQIGLFLALGLLIFGIKNFDVQAMPLIILLLIFTNDFVTMSLSTDNVRYSKKPNKWNVRELMEISVAFSIGWLVYIFGVYIWGWKLLDLSRPALDSFIFLGLVYSGHANIFLVREKSFLWHSMPSKPLLIAEFGGLLLATLMAIYGWLIAPVPLIMVLYLIIFTLIFMVALDFIKVPLLKRYI is encoded by the coding sequence ATGTCAACAAGCCAGAATTCTTCTAAGGGATTAAGCAATGAAGAAGCAAAAAGGCTTTTGGAACAGTACGGCCCAAATGAGATCACCGAAGAGCATCTCAATCCCTTTTTGCTTTTTTTAAAAAAATTTTGGGGGCCTATTGCATGGATGCTTGAGGCCGCACTTTTGTTGGAATGGGCTTTCGGAAAAACTCTTAATGCCGTGATTATTGCATTTTTACTCACATTTAACGCAGTCCTGGGCTTTTTTCATGAGCAAAAAGCTCATGGCGCCGTAGAGCTTTTAAAAAAGAAACTGCAGGTTATGGCAAGGGTTTTACGAGACGGCAGCTGGGTTATGATGCCCGCAAGGGAGCTGGTGCCGGGAGATTATGTCCGTCTGAGGATGGGAGATTTTGCTCCTGCCGATATGGAAATAGAAGAGGGTCATGTCGATGTTGACCAATCTGCTTTAACGGGGGAATCCTTACCCGTAGAAAAGAGTGTAAAGGATACCATATATTCCGGTTCTATAATCAGGAGAGGGGAAGTGAGCGGCACGGTTACGGCAACGGGCGCCAAAAGTTATTTCGGGAAAACAACCGAACTTGTAAAATTAGCCAAAGTGCCGTCTCAGGCAGAAATGTTAATTATGTCCATAATTAAATATCTTCTTGTCATGGATGGCGTGCTTGTGGTAGCTATACTTGCGTATGCGGCTATAACCGGAATACCGATGGAAGATATGCTGCCTTTTGCGCTGATATTACTTATTGCCTCCGTTCCGGTTGCTCTTCCGCCGACATTTACTCTGTCGAATGCCGTCGGATCTTTAGCGCTGTCAAAAGAAGGCGTCCTTACCACAAGGTTGAGCGCCGTTCAAGATTCTGCCGCAATGGAGATTTTATGCAGCGATAAAACCGGAACATTAACGCTTAACGAGCTTACGCTGTCCACGGTTCGGCCTCACGGTGATTTTAAGGAACAGGATTTGTTAAAAATGGCTTCGATTGCATCGGAAGAATCCACCATGGATGCTATAGATAAAGTTATCTTAGATAAAACTAAGGAATTGAATGTAAGCATTCCCAAGAAAACCAAATTTATCCCTTTTGATCCCGCCACTAAGCGTTCGGAAGCCAGATACGAAGAAAACGGAAAGAGCTATGCGGCTATAAAAGGTTCTCCGTTAATCATAAAGGAATTTGACCCGACTATAGATTGGGAAAAAGAATCGGCAGAATTTGCAAAGAGAGGCGAAAGAACTATAGCGGTACTGGGCGGGGAAGAGGGAACCACTCCAAAATTTTATGGATTACTGGCGCTATCCGATCCTGTTCGTCCCGATTCTAAAGAAGTTATAGCCAAGCTTAAAGACCTGCACGTCAATGTCAAAATGCTTACGGGCGATAACTCGGCAACGGCAATTCACATAGGCGAAAAATTAGGCATAAATGGCGAAGTTTGCGATTACAATGCCTTGAAAAAAGAAGGTAAAGTCGAATTAAAACCTGAAGTGTTGAACTGCGAAGTATATGCCGGTATTTTTCCCGAAGATAAATATAACCTTGTTCAGGCTCTGCAGAAAGGGGGGAAAGAGGTCATAGGTATGACGGGGGACGGCGTAAACGATGCTCCTGCCCTTAAACAGGCTCAGGTAGGCATTGCGGTATCGACGGCTACCGATGTGGCCAAGGCTTCGGCAAGTCTTGTTCTAACCAATCCGGGATTGTCGGGTATGCTGGGCGCGGTAGAAACGGGAAGACGCGTTTACCAGAGATTATTTTCTTACATATCGAATAAGATAGTAAAAACAATACAAATAGGCTTATTTTTAGCTCTCGGGCTATTAATATTCGGAATTAAAAACTTTGATGTCCAGGCCATGCCGCTTATAATTCTTCTGCTTATTTTCACAAACGACTTCGTAACGATGTCTTTATCGACGGATAATGTAAGATACTCAAAGAAACCCAATAAGTGGAATGTAAGGGAACTTATGGAAATTTCGGTAGCATTTTCTATCGGCTGGCTCGTATATATATTCGGCGTCTATATTTGGGGCTGGAAACTGCTTGATTTATCCAGACCGGCATTGGATTCTTTTATATTCTTAGGACTCGTCTATTCCGGTCATGCCAATATATTTTTGGTTCGCGAGAAATCGTTTTTATGGCACTCTATGCCGTCAAAACCGCTTTTAATAGCGGAATTCGGCGGGCTTCTTTTAGCTACGCTAATGGCAATATATGGATGGTTAATTGCCCCTGTTCCGCTAATAATGGTTTTATATCTGATAATTTTCACATTGATTTTTATGGTGGCGTTAGACTTTATAAAAGTGCCGCTTTTAAAAAGATACATTTAA